Within the Hippoglossus stenolepis isolate QCI-W04-F060 chromosome 2, HSTE1.2, whole genome shotgun sequence genome, the region TGGCTCCGCTGTCGCTGCTCTCCGTCTCTGAGGTGTGGCCGGCGCCGTTCCTCATGGGCTCCATCTCAGCCTCACCGTTCTCTTCCGGGGCGGCGAGCTTTCCGTCAGCCTCTGGGCTGCTGGCGGGAGCAGGGGTGGATGTGAAGACTGTTGCTAGGGGCACAGGGCTGTTGCTCAATGGAGCTGCCTGCAGGGCCTGGTCTCCAGCAGGTTGATCCACTGACATTGGCTTGTCCTGTTAAGGAGGCAAGATTCAGTTTTCAGATCCCTCATTATTTGTCAGTTAAACGAGAATGGCactgccaaggtccaacagcccccttatgaAAACACTAGATCCgcatttgtatttggatctacaccaaattgcacGGTTCTGAATCTAGATTTTTCCATTCTGTACTTCTAGGTAGCTTGTTTGGTTATGAAAATTATGAATACGGTTATTTCAACCAGTACTGTATATAAACCACAAATATTCTCCTGGGTTGACTGGACTTTAACAACATATTTTGTCACTGCACTATGATGTCCGAGAGAGAGGCAAAAGGGAATGGGAAAGATTTGTTGGCTGTGCAGCTTAACGAATCTGTGTATTttaccaaactaaaaatgaatccaaaatgGCACCGGTCACCAACTGTGACTCAAGGTGAGGCCACTGAACTGCTTAATGTCTTTGTCGTGTTACTTCCACACAACCAGGACTAAATGAGTAAATTGATAAACTTTTATACAAACACTTCCCGTCCCTGTTCATtctgcataaaaacaaaactattgaAACTTCTCTTTACAGAAACAAGAAGGTGCAAACATGTGTCTGTACTCCAACCCAGCCTGCCCCTCCCCTTTGGattaatattacaaaattaAAGTATTTTCAGGAGTTATATACAAGTGGAGGCACAGAGCCCATCCTTACCCAGGAGGTCCTAGGAAGTGATGGCAATGCGAGTTGGGGCACTGGAGGGGCATATAGGTTTGTTAAATCCAGATATCTTAACTTCTTCCCAATCAATGACAGGGCTTtgtccacctgctgctgtgtacctgcagagagagaccaCTCAGTTAGTTTAGGTGCAGTCCAAAACAAGTTTCTGTGACAtgatctgctgtttttctcccacTGACAATCTGGTTTCCTGCCATCCCAACCCCTTCACATCAGACGACATGAGTTGAAGTGAAGACGTGGTCAGCCTCACTCACCCTCTATGTGACAGATCTGGAAGTCCTGCTTGTAAGGCCGGGTGGAGATGTAGATCTTTGCACCAGAGTTTTGCTGGATGAAACTCACGACTCTTCCCTGCTTGCCGATTAACAGCCCGACAAGTTGCTGGTGCAGGAAGACACGCAGATGAGATGTGACACATCAAAAGGACCATTCattaatacaaaacaacaagaacGTAACAAACACCAAGAGCCAAGCCACAATACAGACTCTTCttaagagaaaacaaacttaTTCCCTATAAATTATTAGCATCTAGTAAGTTTAGTCTTGAGACAatatatttcttaaaaataGCCTGATCTTTTCAGTGAATTCTCAGTCtgcaattatattattattattatattccaAAATATGGGAAAGCTTTTTCTTCCAAGTCAATTTTATTAAGTGTCAACCGTTGCACAAACGCtgggaaagaggaagtgagctTGTTGTTTGGTGTAAAGGGATCATGTCACAATGAAgaggtatgttttttttaatcctgtcaGTTGTCCTGACTCACCTTTGGCACCTCGATCTCCCAGATGATGAGCTCAGAGCTCGAGGAGGCAGCGTGGTTGCTCTGGCTTTCCCCAGTACCAATAGTGCAGTCACTGTCCATTGAGTCCATACTATTCACATCAgagcctggacacacacacatacatacacagacaatAATCAGTAACCATCACCTTTACCAGCAATATTCTAATTCACAACAATGTTAATAGTTCAGGTTCAGGTGCACATTACATCCTACACTATTTGTTGCCGACACCCAGCCTTCCGACAAAAAGTGGGTAACCGTTTTCCTACTAAGCGCCAAGTGAAACATTCTTGGAGGACCATAGGCCTCATGCATTTCGGGATACATAGAGTACATCATTCTAGCCTCTTTTATGTGATGGCTGGAACTGGTTCTATGGTCAGGCTGGTTTTATAAGTTAACATCAGtgatttttaagtgtttttgcaACAGTCTGTTTTGTGTAGAATGGAGTCAAAGCAGTGGGTTGTCTAAAACACTTGCAAACTTAAGAGCACATGTCAGAATGGGGAAATCCTTGGGACATAAAAACAGTTTATAGAACTTCAGAAGAGTTGTCCTGAGCATTGAACTTGTCGTTGTGTTGTAGGTTTTCAGGCACATCAACATTAAACGGCTcaacaaatatattcagttccttttgtttacttttcaaagtaaaacgggcacaggcattttgaagcctgttgcggttagtggagagagcgatcactgaccaagcgcacgtctccgcgttgcatgcgttttgcgcactgcgggaaggataaacgcttcacttcctgcatccGTCACGCAATGTTAATCCCTAATTaaaattaaagccctcaaaaagccaattcatttgcctgaacaaaataataataataaaaaataaaaatttaaaaataaaaattactccACAATACGTAACTTTTCaacactttctaattttctgcaaactttggtgacGATtggagcatgttaaagccctcaaaaagccaattcatttgcctgaaaaaaaaaaattataataaaatatccGTAGATCTGTAGAAGAACATGGACTCTACTGCTTAGAACAGAACTTACAGTTGATCCTCTCCATGTTGGATGAACGCAGGTGATCCAATGTTAGAAAAGTTCTTGTAAAGTAGTTTTGCCGTGAAGCGCTGGTCTACTGACGGTCGTCTGTCGGGGTTTAAGGACGTTGTCAGAGAGAAGATTCTCGGGCAGCTGTTGTCTACTAATGGAgctactactacttctactactgtTGTCTACTGTTGTCGTAAAGGAGCAACCTTTCTCCTCTATATGTGACTTTATTGGCTTTATATCAAAGCCAATAAAGAGTTTAAAGGAGAATTGTGCTCTTACGACAGCTCCATTAGTGGGCAGCTGTCGTCTACTAATGGAGCTGTCGTAAAGAGCAACATTTCTCCTTTATATGTGACTTTATTGGCTTTGAGCCAATAAAGAGTTCtaaagagtcccggcctgatgacatctacacagaaatcatgacttaaaatcacagcgccccctggtggcaacaggaaatgtcttgtttttggaacgtcttacacttggaggtattcctcctcacccactgcccgcagccatgtcaacctgtgtcaaatgggtctcaagaccttgataatgaaggcataagattactgtgacttttcgtccaacgccataatagtggcgtggcgtcaaagttcatcaactcgccgtgacacacgaaattgctataacttcggtgttggaggttcaacctccctcaaactacatttgtgtaacaacagccccccccctgcagacattcagatggttttaaggaatgggcatggcaaaataactgaatagcgcccactaaagggcagccccgCCGCCACGATTtgccgacatgtacaaaaatcgatagggacatgtgtcttttcataacaaacaaataagtctcttggatagatatgctaaaccaaacaggaagcccaccattttggctttagtggccattttgaccattttagacatttttactttgacaaacgtgtcgtagggctttcatcagatcaacttcaacttctgggaatgtcatctcaacaagatggagatataaacttaCAGTTGATCCTCTCCATGTTGGATGAACGCAGGTGATCCAATGTTAGAAAAGTTCTTGTAAAGTAGTTTTGCGGTGAAGCGCTGGTCTACTGATGGTCGTCTGTCGGGGTTTAAGGACGTTGTCAGAGAGAAGATTCTCGGGCAGCTGTTGTCTACTAATGGAGCTACTACGACTTCTACTACTGTTGTCTACTGTTGTCGTAAAGGAGCAACCTTTCTCCTTTATATGTGACTTTATTGGCTTTATATCAAAGCCAATAAAGAGCTTAAGGAGAAATGTTGCTTTCACGACAGCTCCATTAGTGGGCAGCTGTCGTCTACTAATGGAGCTGTCATAAAGGAGCAACATTTCTCCTTTATATGTGAGCCAATAAAGAGTTCtaaagagtcccggcctgatgacatctacacagaaatcatgacttaaaggggacatagcatgcaaattccactttgttagtgcttctacacgttaatgtgggtatctggcaagtctaccaacccaaaaactcgggaaaaaacactcgcgttttgttatggttcctctaagtcagaaacgtcatgcttgagtgactcgattgagcttcctgggttttgtgtcgtaacaaggcactggaagttccctacatggccttggcccaccccacctcatccccctcccccacactcgttacgctgggtttacaccggaggcagcgaggctgcgaggcagcgcagcgccgttcccaagcgcgcagccgcctggctgttcacacgggacgagcatttctccgcgctggtcagcccgcgattcactcacatgtggcatttgtctggatcgttgggactgggaggctgcagcagttgctcgggcgcgaccgccgctctcccatgcgtgagctggaatttgtgtcaacgccacacagccagcagtgtggaagacttccgcagtgttcagcactactgtaacactggcacaaacacacagagcccccactcgttacgccgggtttacacgggacgaagcgccgctgcgaggcagcgcagcgctgcttcgccgcgcagccgcctggctgttcacacgggacgagcatttccgcgctggtcagccccatagactgtatatataaggtcagcccgcgattctgctttctccgcttgttgttgtacccgttgaatgtcggggttcggggtaaatgatggtcttcatagcccccacctctctttctctctctgtctgtctgcttgtgtgcttgtagtggatgggcagaggggacatttaattatgtgattgggaaaatttaaactccaggacaacagaagggaatacaaaatatgggatgcatatttgataatttatatcatataaaatatgtaatttatatcgtttaaaatcatggggagaggggggggggagctggttCATTAgtatttaaaggaacaggcactcaaaacaggtcactctgtggagggctgttttatacagggtaaaagggtgctgctttaaatgatccttgtggtattttgaccaaagtatgttacagacatttcattaagaccccaaggaacaatatcaacttgtggtaaaatgggcatgctatgtcccctttaaaatcacagcgccccctggtggcaacaggaaatttcctgtttttggaacgtcttacacttggaggtattcctcctcacccactgcccgcagccatgtcaacctgtgtcaaatgggtctcaagaccttgataatgaaggcataagattactgtgactttcgtccaacgccataatagtggcgtggcgtcaaaattCATCAACTCGGCGAGACACGAAAttgctataacttcggtgttggaggttcaacctccctcaaactacatttgtgtaacaacagcccccctgcagacattcagatggttttaaggaatgggcgtggcaaaataactgaatagcgccctaaagggcagccccggcagCACGATTtgccgacatgtacaaaatcGATAGcgacatgtgtcttttcataacaaacaaataagtctcttggatagatatgctagaccaaacaggaagcccgccattttggctctagtggccattttgaccattttagacatttttactttgacgaacgtgtcgtagggctttcatcagatcaacttcaacttctgggaatgtcatctcaaaaagatggagatataaaatTACAGTTGATCCTCTCCATGTTGGATGAACGCAGGTGATCCAATGTTAGAAAAGTTCTTTTAAAGTAGTTTTGCTGTGAAGCTCTGGTCTACTGACGGTCGTCTGTCGGGGTTTAAGGACGTTGTCAGAGAGAAGATTCTCGGGCAGCTGTTGTCTACTAATGGAgctactactacttctactactgtTGTCTACTGTTGTCGTAAAGGAGCAACCTTTCTCCTTTATATGTGACTTTATTGGCTTTATATCAAAGCCAATAAAGAGTTCTAGGAGAATGTTGTGCTACGACAGCTCCATTAGTGGGC harbors:
- the LOC124854537 gene encoding eukaryotic translation initiation factor 4 gamma 3-like — encoded protein: MSVDQPAGDQALQAAPLSNSPVPLATVFTSTPAPASSPEADGKLAAPEENGEAEMEPMRNGAGHTSETESSDSGATPGDKENSTGAPQDIEDLADPSGMLQYDRAILLDFQFKPACTQKPEGLLQSLAWC